One Primulina huaijiensis isolate GDHJ02 chromosome 5, ASM1229523v2, whole genome shotgun sequence DNA segment encodes these proteins:
- the LOC140977126 gene encoding uncharacterized protein isoform X1 yields the protein MSNSREDSPDWLRSFQPPTKSAIELSSGSVTPSEHSVSSDEEDDSINLSKLFKKQASRISDIDDNGDGRESTFSKPVKGKSPEKTKNVKQTPERKRKKNDDHEKKGAKALRNGAKRTPKKHGQPHVKNHSIWALSSDSEPTPNASPARRDGLEKESKKDKDYDFLEKDGESPINQASNVKSPRKKMVKEEEKISKERNVYSDKIEENDAKNNAVREDVSSKNPGPQISSSRLPLLLSEKVQRLKALVECEGDSIDLSGDVGAVGRVVISDDLSNNHEMFLDLKGTIYKTNIVPSRTFCVVSFSQSEAKIEAIMNDFIQLKPQSNVYEAETMVEGTLDGFSFDSEDEIDNLPKAIAQTDEIDAAEDQPVGKTKRAKKTSGVTRKIGKSAAGKPNKKVKKKPLVPKQRKGKK from the exons ATGAGCAACTCGAGGGAAGATTCGCCGGACTGGCTGCGCTCTTTCCAG CCGCCAACAAAATCTGCTATAGAATTGTCATCTGGGTCCGTAACACCTTCGGAGCACAGCGTTTCAAGCGATGAAGAGGACGACAGTATCAATCTAAGTAAATTGTTTAAGAAACAAGCCTCACGCATTTCAGATATTGATGATAATGGTGATGGAAGAGAGTCTACGTTTAGTAAGCCTGTCAAAGGGAAGTCTCCTGAGAAAACCAAGAATGTAAAGCAGACACCAGAGAGAAAGAGGAAGAAAAATGACGACCATGAAAAAAAAG GAGCAAAGGCACTTAGGAATGGTGCCAAGAGAACGCCAAAAAAACATGGACAGCCTCAC GTAAAAAATCATTCCATATGGGCGTTGTCCTCAGATTCTGAGCCAACTCCAAATGCCAGTCCAGCTAGAAGGGATGGCTTAGAGAAAGAAAGTAAAAAAGATAAGGACTATGATTTCCTTGAGAAAGATGGGGAATCTCCGATAAATCAAGCCTCCAATGTGAAATCTCCCAGAAAAAAGATGGTAAAAGAGGAGGAAAAAATCTCCAAGGAGAGGAATGTATATAGCGACAAAATTGAAG AGAATGATGCCAAGAACAATGCTGTGAGGGAAGATGTCTCTAGCAAAAATCCTGGACCTCAG ATATCTTCTTCAAGGTTGCCATTGTTGCTTTCAGAGAAAGTTCAACGCTTAAAG GCACTTGTTGAATGTGAAGGTGATTCCATAGATTTAAGCGGTGACGTGGGTGCTGTTGGACGGGTGGTGATTTCAGATGACCTCTCCAATAATCATGAAATGTTCTTGGATTTGAAAG GAACTATATACAAGACAAACATAGTTCCATCGAGGACGTTCTGTGTG GTGAGCTTTAGTCAGTCAGAAGCAAAG ATAGAGGCCATTATGAATGACTTTATCCAGCTGAAACCACAATCTAATGTTTATGAGGCTGAAACCATGGTTGAAG GGACACTGGATGGATTCTCGTTTGATTCAGAAGATGAGATAGACAATCTGCCCAAAGCTATCGCTCAAACTGATGAAATCGACGCCGCAGAGGATCAGCCAGTTGGAAAAACCAAAAGAGCTAAGAAAACATCA GGTGTGACACGGAAGATTGGAAAATCTGCAGCAGGAAAGCCAAATAAAAAAGTGAAAAAGAAACCTCTAGTCCCAAAACAACGCAAAGGCAAGAAGTGA
- the LOC140977126 gene encoding uncharacterized protein isoform X2, giving the protein MCSFSKFEIPPLPKSLDLLPSPFLSQDGAKALRNGAKRTPKKHGQPHVKNHSIWALSSDSEPTPNASPARRDGLEKESKKDKDYDFLEKDGESPINQASNVKSPRKKMVKEEEKISKERNVYSDKIEENDAKNNAVREDVSSKNPGPQISSSRLPLLLSEKVQRLKALVECEGDSIDLSGDVGAVGRVVISDDLSNNHEMFLDLKGTIYKTNIVPSRTFCVVSFSQSEAKIEAIMNDFIQLKPQSNVYEAETMVEGTLDGFSFDSEDEIDNLPKAIAQTDEIDAAEDQPVGKTKRAKKTSGVTRKIGKSAAGKPNKKVKKKPLVPKQRKGKK; this is encoded by the exons atgtgtAGCTTTTCTAAATTTGAAATTCCACCCCTCCCCAAATCTCTTGATTTACTTCCCTCACCCTTCCTTTCCCAAGATG GAGCAAAGGCACTTAGGAATGGTGCCAAGAGAACGCCAAAAAAACATGGACAGCCTCAC GTAAAAAATCATTCCATATGGGCGTTGTCCTCAGATTCTGAGCCAACTCCAAATGCCAGTCCAGCTAGAAGGGATGGCTTAGAGAAAGAAAGTAAAAAAGATAAGGACTATGATTTCCTTGAGAAAGATGGGGAATCTCCGATAAATCAAGCCTCCAATGTGAAATCTCCCAGAAAAAAGATGGTAAAAGAGGAGGAAAAAATCTCCAAGGAGAGGAATGTATATAGCGACAAAATTGAAG AGAATGATGCCAAGAACAATGCTGTGAGGGAAGATGTCTCTAGCAAAAATCCTGGACCTCAG ATATCTTCTTCAAGGTTGCCATTGTTGCTTTCAGAGAAAGTTCAACGCTTAAAG GCACTTGTTGAATGTGAAGGTGATTCCATAGATTTAAGCGGTGACGTGGGTGCTGTTGGACGGGTGGTGATTTCAGATGACCTCTCCAATAATCATGAAATGTTCTTGGATTTGAAAG GAACTATATACAAGACAAACATAGTTCCATCGAGGACGTTCTGTGTG GTGAGCTTTAGTCAGTCAGAAGCAAAG ATAGAGGCCATTATGAATGACTTTATCCAGCTGAAACCACAATCTAATGTTTATGAGGCTGAAACCATGGTTGAAG GGACACTGGATGGATTCTCGTTTGATTCAGAAGATGAGATAGACAATCTGCCCAAAGCTATCGCTCAAACTGATGAAATCGACGCCGCAGAGGATCAGCCAGTTGGAAAAACCAAAAGAGCTAAGAAAACATCA GGTGTGACACGGAAGATTGGAAAATCTGCAGCAGGAAAGCCAAATAAAAAAGTGAAAAAGAAACCTCTAGTCCCAAAACAACGCAAAGGCAAGAAGTGA